Proteins encoded by one window of Salicibibacter halophilus:
- the cobA gene encoding uroporphyrinogen-III C-methyltransferase, producing the protein MKGSVAIVGAGPGDPGLVTEKGKTLLERADVIVYDRLVHPLLLEHTKETATRVYSGKIPRGHATRQSTIQAMLVRYAREGQFVVRLKGGDPGVFAHLGEEAEELRSAGIPYEVVPGLTAGLAGASYAGVPATYRSLSTSVAFVTGHAREETPLSDVVLPRADTLIFYMGMHYLPFWMDRLASEGWSIETPVVVVQWGTTSKQRTVNGTVQTIANEVEAKMLTNPALVIIGETARFQADLQWYEDLLLQGTSVLWAGEGVTGREETTRMLTRLGAHVFSYPGGVFTFKRNRLPAPLTAYQRVHFEDACSVGFFLQHWKAEGYDLRRLPAYVTGADVDTEEALRAYGLPPEGDGEPELTVGARSENSASHWQIVDMQPSRVKNDVFSRLVADDWINTVLFTAPGQVHALARNLDEELAVWCADKTVVSVGLETRRLLQDYGVRMQRHADEADLEDLTAMLVSVRSDFAAI; encoded by the coding sequence ATGAAAGGAAGCGTGGCCATTGTCGGCGCCGGTCCGGGAGACCCGGGACTGGTGACGGAAAAGGGAAAAACGTTATTGGAACGTGCGGACGTTATTGTGTATGACCGTCTTGTCCACCCGCTTTTATTGGAACATACAAAAGAAACGGCGACTCGCGTTTACAGCGGAAAAATTCCGAGAGGGCATGCCACCCGGCAATCGACCATTCAGGCGATGCTTGTGCGTTATGCACGGGAAGGGCAATTTGTCGTTCGCTTAAAAGGCGGGGACCCGGGGGTGTTTGCCCATCTTGGAGAAGAAGCGGAGGAACTTCGATCGGCAGGCATTCCTTATGAGGTCGTCCCCGGCCTTACCGCCGGGCTTGCAGGCGCTTCGTATGCGGGGGTTCCGGCTACATACCGTTCCCTGAGTACCAGTGTCGCTTTTGTGACCGGGCACGCCCGCGAAGAAACGCCATTGTCCGATGTGGTCCTTCCTCGGGCGGATACTTTGATTTTTTACATGGGCATGCATTACCTTCCTTTTTGGATGGATCGGCTCGCGAGCGAAGGGTGGAGCATTGAAACCCCCGTCGTTGTTGTGCAATGGGGGACCACTTCAAAGCAGCGAACAGTGAACGGCACGGTCCAGACGATTGCAAACGAAGTGGAAGCAAAAATGCTGACCAACCCCGCGCTCGTTATCATAGGGGAAACCGCCCGATTTCAAGCGGATTTGCAGTGGTATGAGGATTTGCTTTTACAGGGCACAAGTGTGTTATGGGCCGGCGAGGGCGTAACCGGCCGGGAAGAAACCACCCGTATGTTGACGCGCCTCGGCGCGCATGTTTTTTCTTATCCCGGGGGTGTGTTTACGTTCAAGCGGAACCGTCTCCCTGCGCCGTTGACGGCTTATCAGCGTGTACATTTCGAAGACGCGTGTAGTGTTGGCTTTTTTTTACAGCATTGGAAAGCCGAAGGGTATGATTTACGCCGGTTGCCTGCGTATGTGACTGGGGCAGATGTTGATACGGAAGAGGCGCTGAGGGCTTATGGGCTGCCGCCGGAGGGGGACGGGGAGCCTGAATTAACGGTCGGCGCGCGTTCGGAAAACAGTGCTTCGCATTGGCAAATCGTTGATATGCAGCCGTCTAGGGTGAAAAATGATGTTTTTTCACGGCTGGTTGCCGATGATTGGATCAATACGGTCTTGTTTACGGCTCCCGGTCAAGTGCATGCCCTTGCGCGGAATTTGGATGAGGAGCTCGCGGTTTGGTGCGCGGATAAAACCGTGGTCAGCGTCGGTTTGGAGACGCGTCGGCTGTTGCAGGATTATGGGGTTCGTATGCAACGGCATGCGGATGAGGCGGACCTGGAAGATTTGACCGCCATGCTCGTCTCGGTTCGTTCAGATTTTGCAGCCATTTGA
- a CDS encoding YusW family protein: MQWKKMMTLVLAVLLSACGAADNQNGGDEMNGNGDMNGNGNGNGGAMDNGDDMNGEANGNDDNGDMTEDLSNDMVADDPNMENEMDDMEEGNGAGDGETALDKGVRELEMEIQFTDDTEWEFEYEAENDEVDAEVEKEGDSSEGEEAREEIEGMLENLQLDTQQDDEEMAQELISALELNEDDIYKLEFFVELENDEMYNVEQTY, encoded by the coding sequence ATGCAGTGGAAAAAAATGATGACCCTTGTTCTTGCGGTTTTGTTGTCGGCTTGCGGGGCTGCTGACAATCAAAACGGGGGCGACGAGATGAATGGGAACGGAGATATGAACGGAAACGGAAACGGAAATGGCGGTGCCATGGACAACGGAGACGATATGAATGGTGAAGCGAATGGAAATGATGATAACGGTGACATGACCGAAGATTTGAGCAACGATATGGTTGCCGACGATCCGAACATGGAAAACGAGATGGATGATATGGAGGAAGGAAATGGCGCCGGTGACGGTGAAACGGCGCTTGACAAAGGGGTTCGTGAATTGGAAATGGAAATTCAATTTACGGATGATACCGAGTGGGAGTTTGAGTATGAAGCGGAGAATGACGAAGTGGACGCCGAGGTAGAAAAAGAAGGCGACTCGAGCGAAGGAGAAGAAGCGAGAGAAGAGATCGAAGGAATGCTCGAAAACCTCCAACTGGATACCCAGCAGGATGACGAAGAGATGGCCCAGGAGTTGATTTCCGCGTTGGAGCTAAATGAAGATGACATTTACAAATTGGAATTCTTCGTTGAATTGGAAAATGATGAGATGTACAACGTAGAGCAAACGTATTAG
- the cysC gene encoding adenylyl-sulfate kinase, whose protein sequence is MSNADIVWHDAAVSQTERERQNNHSAFVLWFTGLSGSGKSTLANAIDRYFHDHGYRSYVLDGDNVRHGLNSDLGFAEEDRVENIRRISEVARLFVDAGHIVSTAFISPYADDRASARERLPEGHFIEVFVDCPLETCEERDPKGLYKKARSGEIPSFTGISAPYEAPEKPEITLQTGDRSTEDNVHELVEKLGTLLRLS, encoded by the coding sequence ATGAGCAACGCAGATATTGTGTGGCACGACGCTGCCGTATCCCAGACGGAACGGGAGCGGCAAAATAACCATTCCGCGTTTGTGTTGTGGTTTACGGGCTTGTCCGGTTCGGGGAAATCAACGCTTGCAAATGCCATTGACCGTTATTTTCATGATCATGGGTATCGAAGTTACGTTTTGGATGGGGACAATGTTCGCCATGGCTTGAACAGCGATCTTGGCTTTGCCGAGGAAGACCGGGTGGAAAATATTCGTCGCATCAGTGAAGTTGCCCGTCTGTTCGTCGATGCCGGCCACATCGTAAGCACTGCATTTATTTCGCCCTATGCCGACGATCGGGCAAGTGCGAGGGAACGTTTGCCTGAAGGGCATTTTATTGAAGTGTTCGTCGATTGCCCGCTGGAAACGTGTGAAGAACGGGATCCGAAGGGGCTGTACAAAAAAGCGCGCAGCGGGGAAATTCCGTCCTTTACCGGGATCAGCGCCCCTTATGAGGCACCAGAGAAACCGGAAATTACATTGCAAACGGGTGATCGTTCGACTGAGGATAATGTGCACGAGCTTGTCGAAAAGCTAGGGACTCTCTTGCGGCTCTCATAA